ACCCGGCGGCCTCGGCGGCGTCGAGGCGGCCCTCACCGCCGGCCTCACCGCCGCCGGCGTCCCCGCCTCCATCGCGCTGTCCACCACCATCCTGTTCCGCCTGGTCACCTACTGGGGCCGCGTCCCCTTCGGTTGGGCGGCGATGCGCTACCTGGAGCGCAAGGGCGACCTGTAGGCGGGATGCGCCGCCGTCCGTCCGGGGGTGCGGGGCGACGGCTCGTCGTCCACCCGACCCTGCGCCGAGCGACGCCGACCCCAGCCGGTCGGGACCTGGCCGCGGTCGGGGGTGTGCCGGGCACGGTCGTCAGACCGGAAGCGGAGGTCGCGCAGCGACCGTGAGCGCGACCGTGCCCGGCACACCGCCGACCGCGGCCGCACACGCACCACTACCCCGGCGGGGAGACGCGAGGGCCCGCCGTCCACCGGGGTGGACGACGGGCCCTCGTGGGTTCGCGCGAGGCGTCAGGCCGAGACGGCCTTCTTCAGCAGCGAGCCGGCGCTGATCTTCACGCCGTAGCCGGCCGGGATCTGGATCTCCTCGCCGGTGCGCGGGTTGCGGCCGGTGCGGGCGGCGCGCTCGACGCGCTCCACCGAGAGCAGGCCCGTGATCTTCACGGCCTCGCCCTTGCCCAGCGACTCGACGAGCACCTCCTGCAGGGCGTTGAGCGCAGCCTCGGAGTCCGACTTGGTCAGACCGGCCTTGGCGGCGATGGCCGAGGCGAGCTCGGACTTGTTGAGCGACATGAGCTTCCCTTCTCCGGATCACGACGTGCGGTCGCGCACGCCGTCACGTTCACGGTCGGTACCGGACGAACCGGTGGACCGGGAACACACTATGGAACATCCGCGGGTTTCTGCGACTTCTCGGCGCGTCGGCGCGCCTCCGCGGACGTCGGTTCAGTCGTGGGGCGAGCGCCCCGGGTCCGTGCCGTGCTGGTCGTGCAGGCGGCGGCGGGACCGCACGAGCAGCACGAGGGCCACACCGATGATCGCGACGAGCGCGGCGCCGTACAGCAGCGGGATGGAGCCGGAGGCGTCGTCGGTCGTGGCGGGGCTCGGCGACGTCGCGGGCGCGGCGGCGAGGTCGTCGGTCGCGACGACGCTCGCGGACGGCGACGGGGCGGGCGTGGGCTGCTCGGACGCGGCCTCGGACGGCTCGGGCGACGGCGTCGGCTCGGGCTGCTCCGCGACCGTCCAGCCGAGCTCGCCCTCGATGGGGTGCCCGTCGGACGACACGACCCGCCAGGCGAGCGTGTACGCGCCACCGGCGGTCTGCTCGCCCAGGTCGACGACGACCTCGCGGCCGTCGATCGCGATCCCCGCGTCGGTCTTCCCGTCGGGGGTGGTGGCGCGCACCTGGGTGCCGTCGGCGATGATCTCGTCGCTGAACTCCAGGGTGACCGACGTCACCGGCTCGTCGAGCGTCGCGCCGTCCTTCGGGTCGGAGCCGACGAGCTGGTCGTGGGCGCTGGCGGCACCCGCGGCGAGCACGCTCACGACGGTGCCGCCGACGAGCGCGAGCACCATCGACAGCACGACGACCAGCGCGACCGCGCGCCGCCGCCCGGTGCGGACGACGGGCGTCCACTCCTCGTCCGAGGGACGGGAGGCCTGCCGGGGGCGGGGGTCGGGACCTGCGGGGTTCTGCGCCACGGTGGCGACCCTAGCGCCGCGGTACGACGTCCGGCGAACGCGCCACCGCCGTCGTCGGGCAGACTCGGGGTGTGGACTTCCGCAACGCCTACGCCCACGGGTTCGCCCGCGTCGCCGCCTGCACCGTGCCGGTGGCCGCCGCCGACCCCGCGTCGAACGCCGCGACGATCCTCGCCGAGGCGCGCGCGTGCCACGACGACGGCGTCGCCGTGGCCGTGTTCCCCGAGCTGTCGGTGTCGGGGTACGCGCTGGACGACCTGCACCTCGCGGACACCCTGCTGGAGGCCGTGTCGGACGCCCTGGCGGCGATCGTGGCGGCCAGCGCGGACCTGCGGCCCCTGCTGGTGGTGGGTGCCCCGCTGGAGGTCGACGGCCGGGTCCACAACTGCGCCGTCGTGGTGCAGGGCGGGCAAGTGCTGGGCGTCGCCCCGAAGTCGTACCTGCCGAACTACCGGGAGTTCTACGAGAGGCGCTGGTTCGCGGCGGGCGCGGAGTCCCGCGGCGGGACGGTGCGGCTGCCGTTCTCGGGCGAGGAGGTGCCGTTCGGGCCGGACCTGCTGTTCCGGGCCTCGGACGTCGCGGGCCTCGTGGTGCACGTCGAGGTGTGCGAGGACATGTGGGTGCCCGTCCCGCCGTCGGCCGAGGCGGCGCTCGCGGGCGCGACGGTGCTGCTCAACCCGTCGGCGAGCCCCATCACGGTGGCGCGCGCGGAGGACCGCCGCCTCCTGGTGCGGTCGTCGTCGTCGCGCTGCCTCGCGGCCTACGCGTACGCGGCGGCGTCCCAGGGCGAGTCGTCGACGGACCTGTCGTGGGACGGCCAGACGATGGTCTACGAGGCGGGCGACCTGCTCGGCGAGACCGAACGCTTCCCGCAGGGCCCCCGCCGCACGGTGGCCGACGTCGACCTCGACCGGCTGCGTCAGGAGCGGCTGCGGCAGGGCTCGTTCGACGACAACCGCCGCGCGCTCGGCGAGCGGACGCGCGCGTTCCGCACCGTCGAGTGGGAGGTGCGGCCGCCGTCGGGCGACGTGGGGCTGCGCCGCAAGGTGGACCGCTTCCCGTTCGTGCCCGACGACGCGGCGCGGCTCGCCCAGGACTGCTACGAGGCGTACAACATCCAGGTCACCGGCCTGGAGCAGCGGCTCGCCTCGATCGGCGGCCCGAAGGTCGTCGTCGGCGTGTCCGGCGGCCTGGACTCGACCCACGCCCTGCTCGTGGCCGCGCACGCGATGGACCGGCTCGGGCGGCCCCGCAGCGACGTGCACGCCGTCACGATGCCCGGCTTCGCGACGTCCGCGGAGACGAAGGACCGCGCCACCCGTCTCGCGAAGGCGCTCGGGGTGCGGTTCGAGGAGCTCGACATCCGGCCCGCCGCCACGCAGATGCTGCGCGACCTCGGGCACCCGTTCGGCGACGGCGAGCCCGTCTACGACGTCACGTTCGAGAACGTGCAGGCCGGGCTGCGCACCGACTACCTGTTCCGGATCGCGAACCACCGCGGCGGCATCGTGCTCGGCACGGGCGACCTGTCCGAGCTGGCGCTCGGCTGGTGCACGTACGGGGTGGGCGACCAGATGTCGCACTACGCCGTGAACACGGGCGTGCCGAAGACGCTCGTCCAGCACCTCATCCGCTGGGTGGCGGACTCCGGCGACTTCCCCGACGACGTCGCGGACGTGCTGCGGGAGGTCGTCACCGCGGAGATCTCCCCCGAGCTGGTGCCCGTCGGCGCGGGCGAGACCCCGCAGTCCACGCAGGCCGTCGTCGGCCCGTACGCCCTGCAGGACTTCACCCTGTTCTGGACGCTGCGGCACGGCCTGCGACCCTCGAAGATCGCGTTCCTCGCGTGGCACGCGTGGCGCGACGCCGAGGCCGGCGGGTGGCCGCCGAACTACCCGCACGACGAGCGGTCCGCCTACGACCTGCCCGAGATCCGCCGCTGGCTGGTCGTGTTTGTGCGCCGGTTCTTCTCGTCGCAGTTCAAGCGGTCCGCCCTGCCGAACGGCCCCAAGGTCTCCCCCGGCGGCACGATGTCGCCCCGCGGCGACTGGCGGATGCCGTCCGACGCCTCCCCGGCGGCGTGGCTGGCCGAGATCGAGGCGAACGTCCCCGACGCCTGAGCCCTGCCGGTCAGGCCGCCGACCGCCCGGCGGGCCGACGACGGTCCCGGCGGACCGCCACCACGGCGGCCGCCGTCAGCGCCGCGACGGACACCCCGCACACGACGCCCCCGGCGACGGCGAGGCGGTCGAGGTGATCGTCGTCCAGGGCGTCGAGCACGTCGACCCGGGCCATCACGAGGTCGCCGTCGACCAGGACCTCGAAGGTCCCGCTGTAGGGCCCTCGCACGACCGGCCGCTCCGCCGCGCCGAGCTCCTGACCGAACGAGGCGTCGGCGAGGTCTGCGGTGGACACCGGCGCACCCTCCAGGGTCCGGCGCAGCGACCCGTCCGGCAGGTCGACGACGGCGCTCACCTGCGCGCCACGGGCCGACGTCCCGCGCGCGTCGTGGGCGGTGGCGACCGTGCCGTGCTCCGCGAGCCGCTGGGCGTGCCCCACCTGGGTGCCGAACGACCACGCCGCCAGTCCGCCGAGCACGGCGAGGACCACGCCGAGGACGACCGGCACCAGCACGCGCGCCGGGACCTCCGGCGTCACCGGTGCCGGCACCGCCGCGGCGGGCGGGACGGGGGTGCGGCGGTCGCGCCGGCGACGGCGCGTGGACGGGGCGGGCACACCGTGCATCCTGTCGGACGGCCGGCCCCGGCGTCGACCAGGCAGGGCGGGACGGCCCCCGGGTGCAGGATGGAGGCCATGACCTCCACCACGCCCCGCACCCCGGGCACCACCCTGTCCTCCGTCGCCGTCACCGGCGGGTACGTCGTCCCCGTCGCCGGGGAACCGATCGAGCACGGCACCGTGCTGGTCGTCGACGGCGTCATCACCGCCGTCGGCGCGGACGTCGAGATCCCCGACGGTGTGCGCGTCGTCGACGCGGGCGGCCGCTGGGTGCTGCCGGGGTTCGTGGAGTCGCACGGGCACGTCGGCATCCACGAGGAGGCCGAGGGCTGGGCGGGCGACGACACCAACGAGATGACGAACCCGAACGGCGCGGCGCTGCGCGCGATCGACGCGATCAACGTCGAGGACGAGGGGTTCCGGGACGCGCTCGCGGGCGGCGTGACGTCGGTCGTGGTGAAGCCGGGCTCCGGCAACCCGATCGGCGGGCAGACCGTCGCGATCAAGACGTGGGGCGGACGCACCGTCGACGAGCAGGTCATCGCCGAGGCGGTGTCCGTGAAGTCGGCGCTCGGCGAGAACCCGAAGCGCGTGTACGGCGACAAGAAGCAGACCCCGTCGACGCGGCTCGGCGTCGCCAAGGTGATCCGTGAGGCGTTCGTCGCCGCGCAGGACTACGCCGCCGCCCGGGCGCACGCCGAGGCGGAGGGCAAGCCGTTCACGCGCGACCTCGCCAAGGAGACCCTCGCCCGCGTGCTCGACGGCGAGCTCGCGTGGGACCAGCACACGCACCGCGCCGACGACATCGCCACGGCGCTGCGCCTCGCCGACGAGTTCGGCTACCGGCTGGTCATCAACCACGGCACCGACGGCGCGGCGGTGGCCGACGTCCTGGCGGAGCGCGACGTCCCGGTGATCTTCGGGCCGCTGTTCACCGCCCGGTCCAAGGTGGAGCTGCGCAACCGGTCGATCGCGGCACTGGGCCGGCTCGCGGCGGCCGGGGTGCGGGTCGCGATCACGACCGACCACCCCGTGGTGCCGATCAACTTCCTCGTGCACCAGGCGTCCCTCGCCGTCAAGGAGGGCCTGGACCCGCGGGTCGCGCTGGAGGCCCTGACCGTGAACCCGGCGGCGTTCCTCGGCCTGGACGACCGGATCGGTGCGCTGGAGCCGGGTCGCGACGGCGACGTCGTCGTCTGGTCGGGCGACCCGCTGGACGTGACCTCCCGCGCGGAGCACGTGTTCGTCACCGGCACCGAGGTGTACACGTGGGACGCGCAGGCCGACGGCGGCCTCGGCGCGGGCCGTGTCGCGGAGCGGTCCGCCCGGTTCGCCTGACGGGTGCTGTGAGACGCCGCACAAACGCCGTCCCAGGTTTGCCTACCTGCGGCGACGCGTTGTCGAATCGTTCCATGCGTACCCTCGTCGCCGCCACCGCGGCACTCTCTGCCGCCTTCCTGCTCGCCGCCTGTGCCGGACCGGACACCGTCGAGCCGGCAGCGGAGACCTCGGCCACCCCGGAGGCCTCCACGCAGAGCGAGGGCACCGTCGACGCACTGACCACGTGCCGCGGCTACTACGACGGCGAGGACCTGTCGATCCACGCCCGCGTGACCCGGTGGACCCCCGCCGTCGCCGAACCGGCGACCGAGGAGAACGGTGCGGAGCTCGCGATCATCCGGGACCGGATCGACGCGCAGCTGCGCTGGGCCGACGACGAGCCCGCAGCGATCCTGCGGACCGTCCAGGCGCCGTTCGTCACCGCGATCGAGGGCGGCTCGGCCGAGCCCGCCGACGTCGAGAGCGCCGCGACCGCGCTGGCAGTGCTGTGCGGGGAGACCGGGTACACCGTCCCGGAGTGACCCCCACCGGCCTCGGCCGGTGACGGCGGTCCGGTCGGTGGCGCACCGCCACCGGCCGGACCGCACCGCACCCCGCCACCCGGCGGGACCCGGAGGACCGAGCCGGTCAGCTCCCGGCGAGGAACCGCCCCATCAGCGGGCCCGCCGTCGTCGACCCGTACTCGCCGTCCTCCACGAACACCGCCACCGCGAGGTCGTCCGCCACGGCGAGCATCCACACGTGCTGACGCGACCCGTCCCCGTACTGGGCCGTGCCCGTCTTCGCCCCGACCACGCCGGGGACGTCCGCGAGCGCCGACGCGCTGCCCTCCGAGACGACCCCGCTCATGAGGTCCAGCAGCGTCGCCGCCTCCTTCGCCGTCAGCCCCGCGGGCGTGCCCTGCGGCGTCGTGTCCTCGGCCTCCGCCTCGGCCGACGCGGACGGGCTCCCCGACGGGCTCGCCGACGGCGCCGCGGCGGCGTCGGGCGCACCGCCCACGACCTCCCGCACGAGTCGCGGCTCCACGCGCTCCCCCGCGGCGACGCTCGCCGCCACGGTCGCCATCCCCAGCGGTGACGCCAGGACGGTGCCCTGGCCGATCGCGGCCTCGGCGCGGGCCGTCTTCCCGTCGAGGTCGGTCGGCACGTCGCCGCCGAACGACGCCACGCCGGTGTCGGGGCCCGGCACGAGCCCGAGGTCCGCGGCGGCCGATGCGACGTCCTGCGGGTCGACGTCCGCCATCGCGCCGATGAACGCCGTGTTGCAGGAGTGCGCGAACGCCGTCGCCAGCGGCACCTTCCCCGTCGCGGACGACGGGTAGCCCGGCACGTTCTCGTAGGTGCGGCCGTCCACCGTGAGCGTCTCGGGGCACTGCACGGTGTCCTGCGGCGTGGTGCCCGACCGCAGGAGCGCCAAGGCGTCCACCACCTTGAACGTCGAACCCGGCGCGTACTGGCCGAGCGTCGCCGTCGACCAGCCCTCGCTGCCGGGGCCGCTCGCCGCCGCCAGGACGTCACCGGTGGAGGGCCGGATCGCGACGATCGCGCTCGCCGGCTCCACGTCGGCCAGCACCTTCTCCGCGCGCTCCTGCAGCTCCGGGTCGAACGACGTCGCGATGTCGGCACCGTCCACCGGCTCGACGCGGAACAGCTCGGTGGGCTCCTCGCCGGCGTCGGCGTCCTGCTCCGACGGCACCCGCTGCACCACGAGGCCGGGGGCGCCGCGCAGGGCCTCGTCGTAGGCGGCCTGCAGGCCGGACAGCCCGACGACGTCCCCCGTGGCCACCGCGCCGTCGGAGGCCTCGATGATCTCGGCGGTCGCCGGTCCGGACCGGCCCAGGACCTCACGGGCGAACGTCGACGTCGGGGCGAGCTCCAGGGTGTCCGCGACGACGTTGACCCCGTCCAGCGACCGGGCGTCCTCCGCGGTGAAGTTCACGCCCGGGTTCTTCTGCCGGATGGTGATCGCCTCGACGAACGCCTTGTCACCCGCCGCCTCGACGCGGGCCGCGTAGTCGTCCAGGTCGAGACCCACCACCATCGCGAGCCGGCGCGCCTGCGCGTCCCACGTGTCGGCCGTGCCGAACGTCTTGTCGATGCCGATGCGCCACACGTCGCGCTCGGTGACGAGGGGCTCGTCGTGGACGTCGAGGACGTCACCGCGGTCGGGGGCGACCGTGTCCACGTCGAGGCGCTCGCCCGCACGCAGGTCCGGCGCGACGAGCTCCGGCTCCCAGCGGACCTCCCACGACGGGCCCGCGTCCGACCCGTCCGGCGGCTCGACCTGCTCGAGCGACGTCGTCGTGGAGTACTCCCAGGCGTCCTGCGCGGTGAGCGGCCACGACCAGGCCAGGGAGACCTCCGCGGTGCGGGGCTCGGCGTCCTCGTCGACCGTCACCTGCGACACCGCGACGGTCGGCGCCCGGCCCGCCCGCTCGGCGGCCGCGCGCAGCGGCTCGGTGACCTCGGTGAGGTGGGTCTGCGGGTCCGCGCCGGTGTCGGTGACCAGCACGACGCCGCCCAGGTCGCCGGACGCCAGCCCGGCCGCGAGGTCGTCCGCGGCGTCCTGGGCCGTCGGCCCGTCGGGCCCCGTGCACGCCGAGGCGGCGAGCACGACAGGCAGGAGAAGGGTGGTCACGGTCACTGCTGTCCGTCGGCGCACC
This Isoptericola jiangsuensis DNA region includes the following protein-coding sequences:
- a CDS encoding HU family DNA-binding protein, with amino-acid sequence MSLNKSELASAIAAKAGLTKSDSEAALNALQEVLVESLGKGEAVKITGLLSVERVERAARTGRNPRTGEEIQIPAGYGVKISAGSLLKKAVSA
- a CDS encoding copper resistance CopC family protein; translated protein: MAQNPAGPDPRPRQASRPSDEEWTPVVRTGRRRAVALVVVLSMVLALVGGTVVSVLAAGAASAHDQLVGSDPKDGATLDEPVTSVTLEFSDEIIADGTQVRATTPDGKTDAGIAIDGREVVVDLGEQTAGGAYTLAWRVVSSDGHPIEGELGWTVAEQPEPTPSPEPSEAASEQPTPAPSPSASVVATDDLAAAPATSPSPATTDDASGSIPLLYGAALVAIIGVALVLLVRSRRRLHDQHGTDPGRSPHD
- a CDS encoding NAD(+) synthase, with product MDFRNAYAHGFARVAACTVPVAAADPASNAATILAEARACHDDGVAVAVFPELSVSGYALDDLHLADTLLEAVSDALAAIVAASADLRPLLVVGAPLEVDGRVHNCAVVVQGGQVLGVAPKSYLPNYREFYERRWFAAGAESRGGTVRLPFSGEEVPFGPDLLFRASDVAGLVVHVEVCEDMWVPVPPSAEAALAGATVLLNPSASPITVARAEDRRLLVRSSSSRCLAAYAYAAASQGESSTDLSWDGQTMVYEAGDLLGETERFPQGPRRTVADVDLDRLRQERLRQGSFDDNRRALGERTRAFRTVEWEVRPPSGDVGLRRKVDRFPFVPDDAARLAQDCYEAYNIQVTGLEQRLASIGGPKVVVGVSGGLDSTHALLVAAHAMDRLGRPRSDVHAVTMPGFATSAETKDRATRLAKALGVRFEELDIRPAATQMLRDLGHPFGDGEPVYDVTFENVQAGLRTDYLFRIANHRGGIVLGTGDLSELALGWCTYGVGDQMSHYAVNTGVPKTLVQHLIRWVADSGDFPDDVADVLREVVTAEISPELVPVGAGETPQSTQAVVGPYALQDFTLFWTLRHGLRPSKIAFLAWHAWRDAEAGGWPPNYPHDERSAYDLPEIRRWLVVFVRRFFSSQFKRSALPNGPKVSPGGTMSPRGDWRMPSDASPAAWLAEIEANVPDA
- a CDS encoding amidohydrolase; translated protein: MTSTTPRTPGTTLSSVAVTGGYVVPVAGEPIEHGTVLVVDGVITAVGADVEIPDGVRVVDAGGRWVLPGFVESHGHVGIHEEAEGWAGDDTNEMTNPNGAALRAIDAINVEDEGFRDALAGGVTSVVVKPGSGNPIGGQTVAIKTWGGRTVDEQVIAEAVSVKSALGENPKRVYGDKKQTPSTRLGVAKVIREAFVAAQDYAAARAHAEAEGKPFTRDLAKETLARVLDGELAWDQHTHRADDIATALRLADEFGYRLVINHGTDGAAVADVLAERDVPVIFGPLFTARSKVELRNRSIAALGRLAAAGVRVAITTDHPVVPINFLVHQASLAVKEGLDPRVALEALTVNPAAFLGLDDRIGALEPGRDGDVVVWSGDPLDVTSRAEHVFVTGTEVYTWDAQADGGLGAGRVAERSARFA
- a CDS encoding penicillin-binding transpeptidase domain-containing protein, producing MTTLLLPVVLAASACTGPDGPTAQDAADDLAAGLASGDLGGVVLVTDTGADPQTHLTEVTEPLRAAAERAGRAPTVAVSQVTVDEDAEPRTAEVSLAWSWPLTAQDAWEYSTTTSLEQVEPPDGSDAGPSWEVRWEPELVAPDLRAGERLDVDTVAPDRGDVLDVHDEPLVTERDVWRIGIDKTFGTADTWDAQARRLAMVVGLDLDDYAARVEAAGDKAFVEAITIRQKNPGVNFTAEDARSLDGVNVVADTLELAPTSTFAREVLGRSGPATAEIIEASDGAVATGDVVGLSGLQAAYDEALRGAPGLVVQRVPSEQDADAGEEPTELFRVEPVDGADIATSFDPELQERAEKVLADVEPASAIVAIRPSTGDVLAAASGPGSEGWSTATLGQYAPGSTFKVVDALALLRSGTTPQDTVQCPETLTVDGRTYENVPGYPSSATGKVPLATAFAHSCNTAFIGAMADVDPQDVASAAADLGLVPGPDTGVASFGGDVPTDLDGKTARAEAAIGQGTVLASPLGMATVAASVAAGERVEPRLVREVVGGAPDAAAAPSASPSGSPSASAEAEAEDTTPQGTPAGLTAKEAATLLDLMSGVVSEGSASALADVPGVVGAKTGTAQYGDGSRQHVWMLAVADDLAVAVFVEDGEYGSTTAGPLMGRFLAGS